The genomic segment TATATCGCTCATAACGAATTCGGATATCTGCACGCTGCTGATCAATAATCATCAGGCCAGACTTGACCGCCGTCATGATATACTTTCCCTTATATTGATAATGTATAGGCGATTTTTCTGAGATAACATTCTCTGCACGCTCCCTACCCTGCTCTTCTTTAAAAAGACTTTCTTCTGTGAACACGGGGGTTGGCGGTATTTCATATAACTGTTGCCAAGCATCTGGTGTTGCAACAGTCTTTCCATGAAACTCAGTGACTGGTGTTGGCTTTGAGGACGACGATGCAAAAGGATTGTACGATGGATTATAGCTAACTTTTGGCATTTCCATTGGTTCGCTGCCAGGATTGAATACGGGAATATCCGGACGTCCCTCTGTATCAAAGTCGATAGTAGGCACATCACAGAACTTTCCAATAGCATCCTTAACTGCTGCTACTAGAATCTGCCAGATGCTCTGTTCATTCTCAAATTTAATTTCGGTCTTTGTAGGATGGATGTTCACATCGATATCTGCAGGGTTCACATCAAAGTAGATAAAATAAGGAACCTGCATTCCCACAGGAACAAGTCGCTCGAAAGCACTGCATACTGCCTTATGAAAATAGGCATGCTTCATAAAACGACCATTCACGAAGAAATAATTATGTGCACCCTTCTTTCGAGCAGACTCTGGTTTACCCACGAAACCTGTTATACGACACAGGGCCGTCTCAACGTCTATCGGTAGCATCTCCTGGACACTCTTCCTGCCAAAGACATCGGTAATACGCTGCTTTAAACTTCCAGACTTCAAATTCATTAGTTCCTGTCCGTTACTATAAAGCGTAAAGCCAATCTCCGGATAGACTAAGACTATCCGTTCGAAAGCAGCCAAAATATTATTTAATTCCGTTGCATTCGTTTTCAAGAACTTCCTACGAGCCGGCACATTAAAGAAAAGGTTATCTACCTTAAAATTACTCCCCACAGGACATGCTGCTGGCTCATGGCCTACAAGTTTAGAGCCCTGCAAAGTCAGGTGAATACCAACATCCTCACCGGCCATACGAGTAATAAGTTCTACTTGTGATACAGCAGCGACAGAAGGCAATGCCTCACCTCGGAAGCCCATTGTATGAAGAGAGAACAAATCATCTGCCTGACGAATCTTCGAAGTGGCATGACGTTCAAAAGCCAAACGAGCATCCGTCTCGGACATTCCACAACCATCATCAATGACCTGGATCGATGTTCGTCCAGCATCCACTACCAGCACCTTGACATTCTGAGCACCTGCATCAACAGCATTCTCTACCAGTTCCTTGATGACAGAAGCCGGACGCTGAATAACCTCACCTGCAGCAATCTGGTTAGCTACCGAATCGGGCAGAAGTTGTATTACATCGCTCATAAGGATTTTCCTTTATCTTTCAATGAAACCTTTCGTTTTTGGGTTTTAAGTTCTGTTCCTGGCTTCTTTGGACGCCATATAAAGATATCATCTTTAGAAGTGGGACGGACATCTTCGAACCAATAAAAACCTTCCAAGAATCGTTTCTGAGGAGGTATCTGTGACATAGGATACATCACACCATCAGACTTGGGGGCCCAAATACTACTCAACTTACGATTCTCCATCAGCATTCGTAATTCACTCGTTTCTAAACTAATGAGCCCTTGGTAAGTACTATCCGACTCGTCGACTGGATAATAAACAACCAAGACATTGTCCACTGCTCGTGCTTCATGTATCTCGCCTTTCTGGAAGAAGGCAAACATATCCTTTGACGAAACCTGATTGAACAGGTCCTTTTCAGACAGTTTCTCCGCAGAGAAAGCCTGATTATGGACATAAGCATGATCCACAACAGAATCTTTCATAAAGACCTGAATCACCTCACCCAACAGTTGTTGATTAAGATTCCATACGATAGGATCACGATACATCGTCAAACAAGAATCTTTCGACACATACACCATTGAGTCGCACACCGCTTGCACATCTGCACGATATGCGCGCACCTTATTATATGCATGCATCTCTCTGTAAACAGAATCGGTATTTATATTAAATGTATATACCTTGAATGTATCTGCATGAATATATAAAGTATCACGTTGCGAGAAATCCATTGCCACCGCACTATCAGTAGACATTGCATAGCCATTGACATCATCATAATAGCCATAGTTACACAACAGACCATTATGGTTAACTGAGTCTTCATAGACTACATTCACGAACGCCTCACTGACACCGGTTTTTCCATCATACCAAATACTATCACCAACCAGCGTACGACCTTCATTCTGCAATCTCGAACGTTTTAACAATTGAGCCTGTTCCTTATCAGTATTATAATAACCTAACTCAGAATAAATATGACTCGTTCCTGAATAGATATTTGACGGGCCAAGGATATTAGCAATCTTTGAACGCGTATTATATGCCAAAGTATCAGTGAGAAGCGTAGAGTTCTTATCAACCATCTTCACGTTTTCCGTAAAGAATGCATCTTTGGTGTCTGTATGATACTCACCATGAACAGATGTCAGTGTTGTGGTTTTATCGACCAACTTTCCTCCCTCATTATAATATCCCATATTATCAATACGGTCAAAATAAAGAGTATCCGTATAGAGAGTCGTAGCACGATTACGCAGCACTACCTGTCTGTCAGAACTAAAAATCTTTGCCTCCATTGACTTGTTATTACCGTCGTAATAACCATAATCACTGGTCAGCGACAACGTATCGCCCTGTATCATACGTACATGCCCCCATGCCTCAAACGAGTTACTAGCCTCGAAGAAGTTTGCACTATCACAATAAAGATGAGCGCCATCGTGCTCAAATTCCACTTTTCCTCGGAGAACCTGAGCATCATTATTTTGCCAGCGATCATACCACAGCTCATCTGCATGCACCAGATAAACACGTTTTTCACTCGCGGTCTTGTTAGGACGCGAAGGGAGCGTGACACCATACACTAATACGCATAGCGCACATAGAAGCACCATAACGATGCTTCTATGAGTATTTTTATTATCGGTTCCAACCTTCATATTCGAAGTGGCAGTTCTTATAGTCATCATTCAGACGCACATAAGTGCTTTTGATTTTCTGAACCACCCAGTCATGCAATTTTTCTTCTTGTCGTTTATTCAATACAACTTCCTTCATCACTTGGAAGTCTTCTGTAATCGTTGCTTTGTGACCTTCTATTCTGTTTTTCAACTTTGCAATGACACACACCGTTTTATCACGGTTATTAATCATCGTAAAGGCCTTTGAAACCTGTCCCACTTGCAGGGTATCCACAACCCTTGCAATCTCTGGCGGCAAGTCTTGCAATTGGAATCGCGAAGACAAGGTCTGACCATACTGCGATTTCTTAGCCATCAGTCCTTTGTTGGCACGCGTATCCTTATCATCCGAAATAACGGTTGCACCATCCTCGAAAGTGAAGACGTTATTACGTATATCGTCACCTATTGAATCCAAACGTGCTAGAGCGGCATTCACAGTCGAATCAGCGACTAAGGGCTTACGCAGGATATGACGTACTTTCACTTTGTCGCCACGCTTTTCTACCAACTGTATAATATGCATTCCAAATTCAGACTCAACAATCTTTGAGATTTTCTTTGGATCAGTTAGGTTAAATGCTGCAGCAGCAAAAGCCGGGTCCAGTTCAGCACGTCCCATAAAAGGCAGTTCACCACCCATACGTCTTGATCCAGGATCCTCAGAATACAAGCGTGCTAATGTCTGGAAAGAAGTCTCGCCACGATTTACTCGGTCGGTATAATCACGCAATTCGTCCTTTACACGGTTAATCTCTTCTGTAGAGATGCGTGGTGTCATTGTAAGAATCTGCACCTCCACCTCAGTAGGCACGTATGGAATACTATCCTGAGGGAGATTACGGAAATAGCGACGGACCTCAGCAGGTGTCACAGTGATATCCTTCACCAAGCGCTCCTTCATACGACGAATCAATAACTGATCACGGTATTCATCGTGCATAGACTCGCGTATCTGACTAAGAGTCTGTTTCTTGTACTCTTCCAATTTCTCGCGAGAGCCAATTTGCTGAATCCACTCTTCGATACGTTGTTCAATACCAGAGGAAATCTCACTTTCCTTGACTTCAATACTATCGATAGCAGCCTGATGCAAGAACAACTTCTGAACAGCTAACTGTTCTGGGATGGCACAATCAGGATCTCCATTCCATCGAATGCCTTCCATAGCAGACATCATTCGGTTGGCTTCCACCTCACTTCTCAGAATAGGTTCGTCGCCAACAACCCAGATGACCTCATCGACCACCGATCCCGACTTATCATCCTGCTGTGCACAGACTGGCAACAGGCTCAGAAGTCCAGCTATAACAACAATATATTTCTTCATTAATGCTTATTGACAGTTTTCAACACCTCATCATTGACTTTAACAGCATATTTACGGCGCAAGTCTGCCACCCACTCTTTTTCCAGAGCCTCCTGATAGTCGGCCACCACCAGACCACGTACATCATTGTAGTCTTCAGGTCCCTTCTTCAAAAGTTTGCCATAAACAGCATCAATAGGATAATCCTTCAAATGCGTCACCGTTGTATCCTTCTTAAAGACAAGACTATCAACCAAGGCATTGTCTCCCTTCTTAAAGATACCTTTCTCCACACGAATGCGAATTACAGAGTCGGCATTAAAGGTTGTACGCAAAGTCTCTGCCCATTTATCGAACGCCAGTTTCTTTACGCAGTCACGTACAGCTTTCACATCGCCCTGTGTCTTTACGTGATATGCCATACCTTTATAGCGAGGCGTATCCCATGCATAATTCTTTTTGTGCTTCTTAAAGAAATTAGCTAATCCAGCCTCATCCTTAGCAGCCTTGTCCCATACCAACTGGTTACTTATCTCATAGAGCAGCAATCCATCGTGATACTCTTTAATCAGATATTTCATATCCGAATCTTGAGCAGACAATTCTGCAGCCTTCCTTTCCATCAGTTCAGCCTCAGTCACCTGGCCATTACCATCCTTCACCATCTGCTTTACCTTTTGAGAAGCTATCTGATCGCGCACATTACGCTGATCCATATAGCGAACGATTGCATCATGATGATATTCGAACGGCTCCAACATCTTGCGCTCCTTCATCAGAATAACGTGATATCCATAGGGTGACTGCACAACACCAGACATCTCACCTGGTTGAAGGGCATAAGCAGCATTCTCAAACTCCTTTACCAGTTGTCCGCGCTGAACGAAAGGAAGCAGACCTCCCTGGCGAGCAGAGCCCGGATCCTGAGATACGCGTTTTGCCAGTTCCTCAAAATCAGCACCATTCTTCAGAGCCTGATAAATGGAGTCGATACGAACCTTAGCCGCATCCCACTCCGACTGAGGTGCCTGCTGTTGAGCTCTTATCAAGATATGAGCCACACGAATCAAACCATCTGGTCCGATTTGCTCTACCGTTTGGTTATAGATTTTATGTGCCTCAGCTTCCATATCAGCATCCGTTACGAACGCTGGACGAACCTGCTGATCACGATACTGGGCGAACTCCGTTTTAAATGATGTCAGTGTATCGTATTTAGCATCAAGGGCAGCAGCCACCTTCAACTTGTAATTAATAAAGAGGTCTACATACTCCTCAACACTTTTCTTATCAATGACACCTTCCGAGTTATTCTTATTAAAAGAATATTCAAACTCCGAACGAGTGACAGGGTCACCATTAACCACCATCACAATAGGATCGTCCGTCTGTGCACTCATAGTTCCGCACACAGTCAGAGCAGCAAAAAGAATTTTCAGTTTCATATTATTTTTAGTCGTTTGGTCTTGAATAGTTGGGAGCCTCACTCGTAATAGTGATATCATGAGGATGACTCTCCATCACACCTGCATTGGTGATGCGGGTAAATTTAGCATCATGCAGGCGATCAATGCTAGCTGCGCCACAATAGCCCATACCAGAACGCAGACCACCAGTCAACTGGTAGATAACCTCCTGAACAGTGCCCTTGTAAGGTACACGACCAGCAATACCCTCGGGAACCAGTTTCTTCACGTCTTTCGTGTCAGCCTGGAAGTAGCGATCCTTTGAACCATGCTCCATAGCCTCCAACGAGCCCATACCACGATAGCTCTTAAACTTACGTCCATTATAGATAATAGTATCGCCAGGACTTTCCTCTGTACCAGCCACCAAGGAGCCAATCATAACTGACGATCCACCAGCAGCCAACGCCTTCACGATGTCACCAGAGTAGCGCAGACCACCATCAGCAATCAAAGGAACACCTGTACCCTTCAAGGCAGAATACACATCATATACGGCACTCAACTGAGGAACACCTACACCAGCCACTACACGAGTAGTACAAATAGAGCCCGGGCCAATACCAACCTTCACGGCATCTGCGCCATTCTCCACTAACATACGTGCAGCAGCACCTGTAGCAATATTACCTACAACGATATCAATATTCTTAAAGGCATTCTTTGCTTCCTTCAACTTATCAATAACACCCTTTGAATGGCCATGAGCCGTATCAATAACAATAGCATCGGCACCAGCATTCACTAGCGCTTGCATACGATCGAGAGTATCAACAGTAACGCCAACACCTGCGGCTACACGCAGACGTCCCTTCTCATCCTTACAAGCCATGGGCTTATCCTTAGCCTTGGTGATATCCTTATATGTTATCAATCCTACCAGGTGGTTATCCTTATCCACCACGGGCAGTTTCTCAATCTTGTTCTCCTGCAGAATCTGTGCAGCAGCAGCCAAGTCAGTCTGCTGATGAGTAGTTACCAAGTTCTCTTTTGACATAACCTCATCAACAGGACGATCCAAGCGGCGTTCAAAACGCAAATCACGGTTTGTAACGATACCAACCAAATGGTTTTCATCGTCGACAACAGGAATACCACCAATATGATACTCAGACATAATTTCCAGAGCCTGAGCTACTGTAGAACCACGACGGATGGTCACAGGATCATAGATCATACCGTTCTCTGCACGCTTAACAATGGCCACCTCACGCGCCTGATTCTCGATAGACATATTCTTATGAATCACGCCAATACCACCTTCACGAGCGATAGCTATAGCCATCTGGCTCTCGGTTACGGTGTCCATAGCAGCCGTTACAAACGGAACATTCAACACGATGTTACGTGAGAAGCGTGTCTGCAACTCAACAGTCTTGGGCAGTACTTCAGAATAAGCGGGAATCAACAGGACGTCGTCAAAAGTCAGGCCGTCCATCACAATTTTATCTGCAATAAATGATGACATAATATGGTACCTTTAAATTTTATTGCGTGCAAAGATACTCATTTTTATCAAGATATAAAAATTAAGAATTAAGAAATTTGCTCATGACAAGCATTTTTCTTAATTCTTAACTCTTAATTCTAACTTGTTAACTGTTAGTTTGCCATATCCGAGATAAACTTGATGCGAACCAAGCGGATTTCGTTTTCAGAAAAGTCGGGACCGAACTCCTCAAACGCAGCAGCCAAGTCATCTTGTTCCTGTTCAGAGAAATAATCAAGGATATCATTAATATCCTCCGGGTCCATAATCTCATCAAGGAAGTAATCGATATTAATCTTATTACCGCTATAAAGTACGATTCCTTCCAACTCGTCCAAGAGTTCCTCGAATTCAATACCTAATGCATTGGCAATATCATCCAAGGCAATGCGACGGTCAATATTTTGCAGAATCTTCAGTTTGCGCATAGAATCCTTTGGTTTAGTACGGACGCGCAAGTCTGACTGACGTTCAATATCGTTTTCTTCGCAGTATCTCTTAATCAAATCTACGAAATCCTTGGCATAAGGTTGACGCGTTTTACCATCACCCACACCCTGAATACCTTTCAATTCCTCAAGTGTAATAGGATAATCGGTGGCCATCTGTTCGATTGACACATCCTGAAAGATAACATAAGGTGGACGTTCCAGTTTATTCGACCATTTCTTACGCAAGTCATGTAACATTGCGGAAAGAGTGGGATCTAATGCACCTGCACCATTCTCTTGCCCTGCAGGTTCTTCATCCTCACCAAACTCATGATCCTCAACGACCATAAACGTTGTTGGGTTTTTAATGAATCTTTTTCCAGAACTGGTCACTTTCAACAAACCATAGTTCTCCACTTCTTTTCTTAGATAACCCGCTATAAGAGCTTGTCTGATCACAGGATTCCAGATTTTAGGATCTTCATCCTCACCAGATCCGAACTCATCGAGATCTTGATGCTTATGAGCCACAATCTCATTTGTATCGCGACCAGTGATAAAATCAATTACATAATCACTTCGAAAGTTCTCTTTGATAGCAAGAATAGCTTTTAAGGCAATCACCAATTGGTTTTGTGCATCAAGTTTCGTTCCTGGGTGCAGACAGTTATCGCAGTTCTCGCAGTTATCCTTATCATACTGCTCTCCAAAATAGTGTAACAGCATCTTTCTGCGGCATACAGACGTTTCCGCATAGGCAGCCGTCTCCTGCAGCAACTGACGACCAATATCCTGTTCAGCCACGGGTTTCCCCTCCATAAACTTTTCCAGTTTCTGCAGATCTTTATAACTATAGAAAGCCAGGCAGATGCCCTCACCACCATCACGACCAGCACGTCCCGTTTCTTGATAATAGCCCTCCAAAGACTTTGGTATATCGTAGTGAATAACAAAACGAACATCAGGTTTATCAATACCCATACCAAAGGCGATAGTAGCCACAATCACGTCAATACGTTCCATCAAGAAATCGTCTTGCGTCTGAGAGCGTGTTGCCGAATCCAAACCAGCATGATAAGCAGCAGCTTTGATATCATTAGCACGAAGTACATCAGCCAAGTCCTCGACCTTCTTACGCGAGAGACAATAGATAATTCCGCTCTTGCCAGAATGCTGTTTAATGAAGCGCACGATGTCCTTATCAATATCCTTTGTTTTCTGTCGTACTTCATAATACAGGTTCGGACGATTAAACGAACTCTTAAACTCCGTAGCATCTACAATACCCAGATTTTTCTTAATGTCCGTGCGTACCTTATCAGTAGCCGTTGCTGTCAAAGCAATAATCGGAGCTTTACCTATATCGTTAATAATCGGACGAATGCGACGATATTCTGGACGGAAGTCATGTCCCCACTCCGATATACAGTGTGCCTCATCTACTGCATAGAACGAGATCTTTACCGTTTTCAGGAACTCAACATTATCTTCCTTCGTTAATGATTCAGGTGCCACATAGAGTAACTTCGTTCTACCCTCACGAATATCCGTCTTCACCTGATCTATAGCCGCTTTGTTGAGCGATGAGTTCAGAAAATGTGCCGTTCCCTCATGCTCACTCAGATGCGTAATAAAGTCTACCTGATTTTTCATCAATGCGATGAGTGGCGAGATAACAATGGCCACACCATCCATGAGCAGAGAAGGCAACTGATAGCACAGTGACTTACCACCGCCTGTAGGCATTAGCACAAAAGTGTCATGTCCATCCAACACATTGCGAATGATTGCCTCTTGATCGCCTTTGAACATATCAAAACCAAAATAGCGACGGAGGGCTTCATTCAGATTATCTTTTTCTTTTGTCATAGGCTTCTTCTACATGTCTTATTTGCCTAAAGCCACACTTTTTTCAAGTTGTTCCTTTGCATAATCAACAGTCACCTCGAATGTCTTCAGTTTTTTCGATGGAACCTCGAACATTGCATCCATCATGATAGCCTCCACAATAGATCGAAGTCCACGGGCACCCAATTTATATTCGACTGCCTTATCCACAATATAAGAAAGTGCCTCTGGAGCGAATGACAGTTTTACGCCGTCCATTTCAAACAATTTCATATATTGCTTAACGATAGAATTCTTTGGTTCCGTCAAGATCTTCTCTAACGCTGCCCGATCCAGAGGATTTAGGTAGGTCAGCACAGGCAGACGGCCGATAATTTCTGGAATCAATCCAAAAGCCTTCAAATCTTGTGGTTGCACATATTTAATAAGGTCATCCTTATCTATTTTGCGTACGTTTTGAACAGAATTATATCCCACTGTATGTGTATTCAAACGCTGAGCAATCTTACGCTCTATACCATCGAAGGCACCACCACAAACAAACAAGATATTTCGCGTATCAACGTGAATATAATCCTGGTCAGGATGCTTTCGTCCACCCTTGGGCGGCACGTTTACTATCGTCCCCTCAAGTAGTTTCAGAAGTCCTTGCTGAACACCTTCACCACTCACATCACGAGTAATACTGGGGTTATCGCTCTTACGGGCAATTTTATCAATCTCGTCAATGAATACAATACCACGCTCAGCCGCCTTCACATCGAAGTCTGCCACTTGCAGCAGTCGACTCAAGATGCTCTCAACATCCTCACCCACGTAACCAGCTTCGGTCAGAACCGTTGCATCCACAATGGTAAAGGGTACGTCCAATTGTTTGGCAATGGTGCGAGCTAACAAAGTCTTACCAGTACCTGTTGAACCCACCATTATAATATTAGACTTCTCAATCTCTACACCATCTTTCTCGTCTACAGGCTGCTGCAAACGCTTATAATGGTTATACACCGCAACAGAAAGAAAGCGCTTGGCCTCATCCTGTCCGATGACATACTGATCCAAATATTCCTTAATCTCGCGGGGCTTAGGCACATTGCTCTTAGGTTCAAACTTTCCTTTCTTTCCCTGAGAAGCAGCACTATCTAATCCCGACTCCTTAACAATTTGAAATGCCTGCTTGGCACAATCCTCACAGATATAGCCATTAAGACCCGTAATGAGCAGTCTTACCTGACGCTCACTACGTCCGCAGAAATTACATTCTTTCTTCATTTCTTAGTCAGCACCTGATCAATCATACCATAAGCCTTCGCTTCCTCAGCCGTCATCCAATAGTTGCGGTCGGAATCGCTCCACACCTTATCATAATCCGTGTGCGAGTGCTCAGCAATAATGGTATAGAGTTCTTTCTTCAGTTTCTGAATCTCGCGAGCCTCGATCTCAATATCCGAAGCCTGTCCCTGCACGCCACCCAGAGGCTGATGAATCATTACCCGGCTGTGAGTCAGAGCAGAACGTTTACCCTCCTGGCCGGCTACCAGTAGCACTGCAGCCATAGAAGCTGCCATACCAGTGCAGATAGTAGCCACATCGCTACTGATAAACTGCATTGTATCATAGATTCCCAGTCCGGCATAGACGCTACCACCAGGAGAATTGATATAAAGATTAATATCCTTACCAGGATCGGTTGCATCCAGATAGAGCAACTGGGCCTGCAAAACATTAGCTGTATAGTCGTTGACCTCTGTACCGAGAAAAATCACGCGGTCCATCATCAATCGTGAGAAAACATCCATCTGCGTTACATTCAGCTGGCGCTCTTCCAAAATATACGGATTCATATACTGTGCCTGAGCTGCCATCACATCATCCAGCACCTGACCGTTAACGCCCAAATGCCGAGTTGCATACTTTCTAAAATCGTTCATCGTTTTCTTCGTTTTTTCAAATTCTAAATACAAAATTACAAAAAAAAGTCGAGATGAATATCATCCCGACTCTTTTTTTTTGGTTAAAGAATTATAATATGGGGCCTTTACGCCTCCTGCATCATCTTATTAAATTCATCCAGAGTAACCTCCTTCTCATTCAGCTTAACAATACCCTTCAGGGCTGCAGTAAGCTTCACATCAACAGCGCGATCAACAAGGTTATCTACGTTCTCACGCTTCTTCATCTGCTCAGCTGCATAGTTCTCCAAGATATCATCAGGAACATTAGTCATGCCATACTGAGCGAACTGAGCACGGATAGCATCCTTAGCCACAGCCTTCAAATCAGCCTCCTCGACCTTAATTTCAGCAGCAGCAACCAACTGTTCCTTGATAAGGTGCCACTTCAGTTCGTCGATAGAAGCCTTGAAGTTCTTTTCAACAAACTCCTCACCTTTATCCTTATTATTATTCAGCATTACACGCTTCAGAAGAGCCTCGGGGAACTGAAGCTCACCAACTTTCTTTTCGACATGTTTACGAACATCCTGCAGGAACTTATAATCGCTGTTGGCAGCCAACTGAACCTTAGCGTTATCAGCAATGCGCTGACGGAAGTCTGCCTCATCCTTAACGCCCTCGCCAAACACCTTCTCGAAGAGCTTAGCATCAACAGCCGCGGGCTGGTAATGACGAATCTCGGTCACCTGGAAGCTAAAATCGCTCTCCAAGTCCTTCACCTGCTCCTTATCTACCTTAAGCAGGGCAGCCACCTCAGCATCATTATCGGGATAAGCCTTTTTGGGGTTGAAGGTAATGATGTCGCCAGGCTTGCAGCCTTCGAACTTCTTCTTCTCATCCTCACCCTTAATATATGAAGGCATGATCATGCCACCCTCGGTGGTAACACCACCTTCCAGTGTATTACCATTGGCATCAAGCTGACGCAAGTCGCCCTTCAAGGTATCGTTACCGCTCCACTCCTGAGCCTCAACGAACTCACCTGCCTGCGAAGCATACATCTGCACCTGATCGTCAATCAGCTTATCGTCAACCTTGATGGTGTAATAATCAATCTTATCTTTTCCATTCAAAGTAGCCTTAAACTCGGGAGCTACAGCAATATCGAATACGAATTCGAAGGGACCATCGCCCTGCAAATCCTGAGGCTGCTGCTTCTTCTCGTTGGGCATAGGCTCGCCCAACATCTGAATCTTGTTCTCACGAACATAGTCGTAGAGTTTTTCACCAAGAATGCGGTTTACCTCGTCAACCTTCACGGCTGTGCCATACTGCTTCTTAATCAGACCCATAGGTACCATTCCAGGACGGAAACCAGGCACCTGAGCCTTCTTGCGATACTCCTTCAACTTCTTGTCAACTGCTTCCTGATAGTCGGCCTGCTCAATGGTAATAGTCATCAAACCATTAATCTTATCGGCACTTTCAAATTTGATATTCATCTCTTTTTATACCTTATTTATATTATTATTTTCGATTTGGGGTGCAAAATTACACATTATTGACGTAAAATCAGCATGTTTACGTTTTTTTAACTACTCAAATCGTCTCTTCTTCATCATCAAATGCCGGCCTTATTGCGCTCTTCCTCCAGTTTCTGGAAATCTTTCTGACGCAACACAAACGAGTCGGTAAGGTAGTTCTTGCGCACAATCTGGTTGGCAGCCAACTCCTCAGGCGTACCATGAAACAGAATGCGGCCCTCAAACAGCAGATAGGCACGGTCCGTGATACAAAGGGTATCCTCCACATTGTGGTCTGTAATCAGGATACCGATGTTGCGGTCCTTCAACTTCCACACGATAAACTGGATATCCTCTACGGCGATGGGGTCCACACCTGCGAATGGCTCGTCGAGCATAATGAACTTAGGTTCGATGGCCAGACAACGGGCAATCTCGCAGCGACGACGCTCGCCACCAGACAACTGGTCGCCCTTGTTCTTGCGCACCTTCTGCAGTCGGAACTCCTTGATCAGGCTCTCCAACTTCTC from the Prevotella sp. E15-22 genome contains:
- the lptB gene encoding LPS export ABC transporter ATP-binding protein; this translates as MEEQIELRAEGLVKRYGKRTVVNDVSFNVRQGEIVGLLGPNGAGKTTSFYMTTGLVLPNGGHIYLGDDEVTDFPVYKRARLGIGYLAQEASVFRKMSVEDNILSVLEMTGKPREYQLEKLESLIKEFRLQKVRKNKGDQLSGGERRRCEIARCLAIEPKFIMLDEPFAGVDPIAVEDIQFIVWKLKDRNIGILITDHNVEDTLCITDRAYLLFEGRILFHGTPEELAANQIVRKNYLTDSFVLRQKDFQKLEEERNKAGI